The following DNA comes from Anaerotignum faecicola.
GGCAAAATTCTCATAATAGTTTTTGCAATAGTAGTTTTACCAGCACCAGTCTCTCCTACCAACGCCAGTGTTTTCCCGCGTTCCAGCGAAAAAGAGACTCCATTAACCGCATGAACTACATCATCACCTGACGAATATTCTACTACCAAGTCTTTCACTTCCAAAAAAGCTGTTGTTTTCTCTTCCATCTTCTGACCTCCATCAATTTTTAAGTTTCGGATCCAAAGCATCTCTGAGGCCGTCACCAAGC
Coding sequences within:
- a CDS encoding ATP-binding cassette domain-containing protein; translated protein: MEEKTTAFLEVKDLVVEYSSGDDVVHAVNGVSFSLERGKTLALVGETGAGKTTIAKTIMRILP